A segment of the Gemmatimonadota bacterium genome:
CCGGTGCGGTAGCGGCGGCGTCCGCTCCAACCGCCGCCCGAGGGTTGCCTACCGGTACAGTCGGGCATCGACGGCGAGCGCGATCGGTTCTCCCACCGCAATCGACCCGAAGTCGGCGTGCGCCGGGTTGAGCACGACGTTGAACTCCCCCGGGACCAGAACGCTCGGGACCTTGAGGGCGGCCGACGTGGCCGCGCGCAGCCAGGCGTCGCCCACAGCCTGGCTCGCCGGGCCGGGAGGCTGCCGTGCCCAGGCCGGATCGAGATCCGTGGGATCGACGGACTCCAGGAAGCGGTCGCCGACCTCGGCCGGGATCAGCACATACGATCCGAGGAGTCCGGCGTCGCCGACTCCCGCCAGCACCTCCAGCAGCGCCAACGCCCGCGACTCCGATGCGTAGACGACGGCCGCTCCTGGACTGTTCCAACGCCCCCCGAAGCGCCGGGCACCCTCGCCGTCGAAGGCCGTGTCTGCATACCGCTCCTTCGTGATCCGCCAGAAGGTCGGCACTACAGCGGGATCCCGTGCTCCAGCCGTCCGATCACGTGCTCGACCGCGCGCGCCCCGACCTCGGTGGTGGAGAAGCTCAACGGAGACTCGCCGCCGAACGCCGCGTGCGGCTTCATCAACCAGACCCGCGTCCGCTCGAGGTCGCCCTCGAACAGACGCAGCGTGAGCCCCACGATGCGAGCGAGCCTCAGCAGCCGATCCGACTCGTCGGGGTCGAGGCGGCCGGCGTCCCGGCGCCGACCGAGGGTGCGGGAGGGAATCCGCACCAACTCGGCGAAGCGGGTGAGCGGAAGGTCCAGCACATCACGCAGGCGTTCGAGGGTCTCGAACGCCAGGCCCTGCTCGACGCGTGCGTGCAACTCGGCCGGATCGAAGCTGCGCAAACCCAGGAGCGAGGCGTACTGGTGCTCGGCGGCGGGCTGCCGCTGGAGCTCGCGCCAGTACCGAGCCGCCCAGGTCGATGCGGGTGAGGTGGCCATGAACCCTCTGTGGTGGCGTATGGCCTATACTAGTCGGCCATATGCCGACACGTCAAGCGCGACCACGGCGTACGCCCGGGGGCGCGGTGGAAAGGGCCGTCCGCGCAGGCACCGCAGGGCGTCCGCTACCCCGCCAGCAGCGCCCGCTCGGTGTCCAGTCGGGCCGCGAGCGCCTCCCGGAACCCGGCGTCCAGCCCCACCTCCGCCGCCTCACTGTTCCAGTCGGCGACCGCGTCCAGCACGCGGTCGATGATCTCGGTGGCCTGCGCGTTGCGCAGGTCGAAGACGTCGGCCACCCGCAGGCAGTCCGCGCGCGTGATGCCCTTGAACTTGCCCGCCACCGACATCTGGTGCTGCGCGGTCCAGCCGTCGTTCTCGGCAAAGGAGACGTCGTAGGCCGGAGAGAGGCGCCAGCGTCCGGCCGGATCCATGAGGAACGCGACGTTCTTCAGGTGATCGTCGTAGTTGACGGTGGCGAGGCTGAAGATCATGCGCGTGAAGGCCTGCACGATCGCGGGCTGCGGCAGCCCCAGCGCGCGGATGACGTCGAAGTAGTCCTCGTAGCCGATCTGGTACTGGACGTTGTAGTCCAGGTGGAGCAGGCCACCGAGCGTGTGCATGTGGAGCTTCCTGGCGGGATCCTCGAGGCCGCGGTCGAAGCGTCGGGTCATGAAGTGCGCCAGGCCCTGGGCGTCGTGCAGCAGGTGCGTCTCGGCCATCTCGATCCCGGCCCGTCGCGCCAGGATGGAATAGACGTACTCCAGGCGTCCCCAGGGACTGGACTCGTGTGTGACGCGGTTCTGGATCCCTCCGGACGTCTGCGTGACGCCGTCGAACTTGATGATCCAGGGCTCGTCGCCGGCTTCGGGGACGGCATGACCGGAACGCACCCGGTCCAGCGCACGGTTCCAGAGGATGAGCGCCTTGGGGCGGGCTCCGCCGACCGTGGCGCCCACGCTGATGATCTCGGCGATCGCTTCATCCGTATGTCCCTCGATGACCCGCCGCGCCTGATCCACGAGCTCGCGCACCTCCAGCGCCCGCTCGACCTCCGGGGTGGTCTTGGCGGCAGGGCGGTACTCCAGCGCGCCGGGACCGCGCGCACCCACGTAGAGCAGCTTCTGGATGGGCGTGACCCGCGCGCCGGCGAGGCGCGTGTCGAAGTGGGCCTGGATGAGCGCGGTGCCGAAGCGGTCCGGCAGCGAATCGGCGATCACACCGGGCAGACCCTCGAACGCAGAGGAGCGCACGAGTGCGGGAAAGCTCCGCGGGGTCGTGTCGGCGACCGGGAGGTTGAGCGGAGAGATCTCCAGGCCGGTAGCGGCGAAAGCCGGATCATACTGGAAGATCGGTTGGGTGTCCGGCTGCGACTCCACGAGCGCGCCCACCCGCGTGCCCCAGAGGTGGACGTCGGCGCGGGTGTACTCAGCCACGGCTGCCCGACGCGCGCCGGCGTGGCGTGCGACGCCCCTCCGAGATCTCGAAGGGAGAGACCTCCACCTCCTGCACGAGCGCATCCAGATCCGCCAGGCGATGGAGCGCGCGCAGGACCTGCACCAGGGTCTTCACGGTGGGGTTGCTCCCGGACTCGAGCCGCTGCAGCGTCGCGGTCCCCACGCCGGCCTCCTCGGCCAGTTGCGCCAGGGAGAGGTTGCGACGCAGGCGGAGCCGTTCGATGCGGCGGCCCAGCTCCTCGAGGACCGCGGGGGTCCGGGTGGTCTGCAGGATGTCCATAAATGATCGAGTACGGTGTATTATGCCGCTTTAAGGAAAGTTATTGATCTTATACGATCTGATGCGGCACCGCAACTGGAGGGGGTCATCTGACCATCGCATACGATCAATTACGCTATAATCTAGGCCACAAACGATCGTCTACGATCATTACCAAGGCGCAGTAGCCATCGACGCCCGGATGGGCCCGGGCACGGCCCTGGGACGGCCGAACGCGCGATCCCGCCTGTCGCCAGGAGGCGCCCCGAGGAGGCGCCACGAGAGGCGCGCGACGTAGCGCGGAGCCTGCCCGGAACC
Coding sequences within it:
- a CDS encoding RES family NAD+ phosphorylase produces the protein MPTFWRITKERYADTAFDGEGARRFGGRWNSPGAAVVYASESRALALLEVLAGVGDAGLLGSYVLIPAEVGDRFLESVDPTDLDPAWARQPPGPASQAVGDAWLRAATSAALKVPSVLVPGEFNVVLNPAHADFGSIAVGEPIALAVDARLYR
- a CDS encoding antitoxin Xre-like helix-turn-helix domain-containing protein, translating into MATSPASTWAARYWRELQRQPAAEHQYASLLGLRSFDPAELHARVEQGLAFETLERLRDVLDLPLTRFAELVRIPSRTLGRRRDAGRLDPDESDRLLRLARIVGLTLRLFEGDLERTRVWLMKPHAAFGGESPLSFSTTEVGARAVEHVIGRLEHGIPL
- a CDS encoding type II toxin-antitoxin system HipA family toxin, whose product is MAEYTRADVHLWGTRVGALVESQPDTQPIFQYDPAFAATGLEISPLNLPVADTTPRSFPALVRSSAFEGLPGVIADSLPDRFGTALIQAHFDTRLAGARVTPIQKLLYVGARGPGALEYRPAAKTTPEVERALEVRELVDQARRVIEGHTDEAIAEIISVGATVGGARPKALILWNRALDRVRSGHAVPEAGDEPWIIKFDGVTQTSGGIQNRVTHESSPWGRLEYVYSILARRAGIEMAETHLLHDAQGLAHFMTRRFDRGLEDPARKLHMHTLGGLLHLDYNVQYQIGYEDYFDVIRALGLPQPAIVQAFTRMIFSLATVNYDDHLKNVAFLMDPAGRWRLSPAYDVSFAENDGWTAQHQMSVAGKFKGITRADCLRVADVFDLRNAQATEIIDRVLDAVADWNSEAAEVGLDAGFREALAARLDTERALLAG
- a CDS encoding helix-turn-helix transcriptional regulator; translation: MDILQTTRTPAVLEELGRRIERLRLRRNLSLAQLAEEAGVGTATLQRLESGSNPTVKTLVQVLRALHRLADLDALVQEVEVSPFEISEGRRTPRRRASGSRG